One window of the Pseudomonas sp. S04 genome contains the following:
- a CDS encoding tyrosine-type recombinase/integrase — translation MRQKKAVNRDLPPRMIRRIRKRKNGSIWVGYYYNGRDADGNRVEIPLGGDLDEAKVEWARLDRKATPKPAHLMGRLFDDYEEKVIPGLKSGTQKDYLKGLKQLRNAFESAPVEALTPQVIAQYRDARTAKVRANREIALLSTIFTFAREWGLTEKANPCARLRRNKETPRDFYAGQIVWDAVYAEAPPELKDAMDLAYLTGQRAADVLKASTADLNNGFLMVGQGKTEKRLRIRLHDGLDASGLSTFLDALLERKAMAGIRSSSLITNQAGLRMSYAMLRNRWDEAREKAAAKAAAEGDATLAAAIRQFQFRDIRPKAASEIDDISHASRLLGHSTQEMTKKVYRRVGEIVRPTK, via the coding sequence TACAACGGCAGGGATGCCGACGGTAACCGAGTGGAGATCCCTCTCGGCGGCGACCTCGATGAGGCTAAAGTTGAATGGGCGCGCCTGGATCGGAAAGCCACGCCTAAGCCTGCTCACCTGATGGGCAGGCTATTCGACGACTACGAAGAGAAAGTCATCCCAGGGTTGAAGTCCGGCACCCAAAAGGACTACCTCAAAGGTTTGAAGCAGCTACGCAACGCCTTCGAATCAGCCCCCGTCGAAGCCCTTACCCCGCAGGTGATCGCCCAGTATCGCGACGCACGAACGGCAAAGGTGCGTGCTAACCGCGAGATCGCCCTCCTCTCGACCATATTCACATTTGCCCGTGAATGGGGGCTCACTGAAAAGGCAAACCCTTGCGCCCGGTTGCGCAGGAACAAAGAGACACCCCGCGACTTCTATGCAGGCCAAATCGTTTGGGACGCGGTGTACGCAGAGGCACCGCCCGAGCTCAAGGACGCAATGGATCTGGCTTATCTGACGGGCCAGCGCGCCGCCGATGTGCTCAAAGCATCAACTGCCGACTTGAACAACGGGTTCCTGATGGTAGGCCAGGGCAAGACTGAGAAACGCCTGCGCATCCGCCTACACGACGGCTTAGACGCATCAGGACTCAGCACCTTCCTCGATGCCCTGCTCGAACGCAAAGCCATGGCCGGCATTAGAAGTTCAAGCCTGATCACCAACCAGGCGGGCCTGCGAATGAGTTACGCAATGCTGAGAAATCGGTGGGATGAAGCCCGAGAAAAAGCAGCCGCGAAGGCCGCGGCCGAAGGTGATGCAACGCTTGCCGCCGCGATCCGCCAGTTCCAATTCCGCGACATCCGACCAAAAGCTGCGAGCGAAATTGACGACATTAGTCATGCTAGCCGTCTGCTTGGCCACTCAACGCAGGAGATGACGAAAAAGGTTTATCGCCGTGTTGGTGAAATTGTGCGACCCACAAAATAA
- a CDS encoding glutamine synthetase family protein, protein MDAACSDLLAEVRAFRQRYPEVRYVDLISLDIPGHFYGKRYPIDMLEKVAAGTALKLPQNCVLLGVQGGLFKIGDYCFHDGDPDAVRRLVPGTLKPVTWESQPLGQMLITSDGTAKPIEFEPREVLAQVLQRLRGKGIHPVVAFELEFYLFDKQLRDGLPQFPRDGLTDDTDDQPNMHIERLSRFSPVLDEMVEAARIQGIDTTVITAELGPGQFEINFGHLDDGLQAADWAALFCRSTRGVALKHGYRASFMAKPYLQHPGSGMHVHVSLYDVAGQNLLAANQQQALRHAVAGCLELLPHCMPIFAPNQNAYRRLGGTVNAATRASWGFEDRDACVRIPESDAKNLRIEHRLAGADANPYLVLAAILVGLEQGLAAGREPIPPLNEDRNSGIDFPLDMLEAVRHMQHQPQLREGLGAEFVDVYCENKRQDHLAFQQEISAREYRWYL, encoded by the coding sequence ATGGACGCTGCCTGCTCTGATCTGTTGGCCGAAGTACGGGCTTTTCGCCAACGCTACCCTGAGGTGCGTTATGTCGACCTCATCTCCCTGGACATTCCGGGGCACTTCTACGGTAAGCGCTATCCGATCGACATGCTGGAAAAAGTCGCCGCCGGCACGGCCCTCAAGTTGCCGCAGAACTGCGTGCTGCTGGGTGTGCAGGGTGGTCTGTTCAAGATCGGTGACTACTGCTTCCACGACGGCGACCCGGATGCCGTGCGGCGCCTGGTACCGGGCACACTCAAACCCGTGACCTGGGAGTCCCAGCCGCTGGGGCAGATGCTGATCACCTCCGACGGCACCGCCAAGCCCATCGAATTCGAACCCCGGGAAGTCCTCGCCCAGGTGCTGCAGCGCCTGCGCGGCAAAGGCATTCACCCGGTGGTGGCCTTCGAGCTGGAGTTCTACCTGTTCGACAAGCAACTGCGTGACGGCCTGCCGCAGTTCCCCCGCGACGGCCTGACCGACGACACCGACGATCAACCGAACATGCACATCGAGCGCCTGTCGCGTTTCTCCCCGGTACTCGATGAAATGGTCGAGGCCGCCCGCATCCAGGGCATCGACACCACGGTGATCACCGCTGAACTGGGCCCAGGCCAGTTCGAAATCAACTTCGGCCACCTTGACGACGGCCTGCAAGCCGCTGACTGGGCCGCACTGTTCTGTCGCAGCACCCGGGGCGTGGCCCTCAAGCACGGCTATCGCGCCAGCTTCATGGCCAAGCCGTACCTGCAACATCCCGGCAGCGGCATGCATGTGCACGTCAGCCTGTACGACGTCGCTGGCCAGAACCTGCTGGCGGCCAACCAGCAACAGGCCCTGCGCCATGCCGTCGCCGGCTGCCTGGAACTGCTGCCGCACTGCATGCCGATCTTCGCCCCCAACCAGAACGCCTACCGCCGCCTGGGCGGCACCGTCAACGCGGCCACCCGCGCCAGTTGGGGCTTCGAGGACCGCGACGCCTGCGTGCGCATCCCTGAGTCCGACGCCAAGAACCTGCGCATCGAACACCGCCTGGCCGGTGCCGACGCCAACCCCTATCTGGTACTGGCCGCGATCCTGGTCGGCCTGGAGCAGGGCCTGGCCGCTGGCCGCGAACCCATCCCGCCGCTCAACGAAGACCGCAACAGTGGCATCGACTTCCCCCTGGACATGCTCGAGGCCGTACGCCACATGCAACACCAGCCACAACTGCGCGAAGGGTTGGGCGCCGAGTTCGTCGACGTCTACTGCGAAAACAAGCGCCAGGACCACTTGGCCTTCCAACAGGAAATAAGCGCACGGGAATACCGCTGGTACCTATAA
- a CDS encoding helix-turn-helix domain-containing protein, with amino-acid sequence MNKQEEIAALAILIHDLRKHKKFTLKELADKIERSVGFLSQVERGLSRPTVADLTAISETLGVPTTYFYSLPKPKVLPWVTRPDERRTLYYANGITDILVSPKMRATFSMLESRLEAGANSGERHLSDSSEQGGYVLEGELTLWLDEDDEPVTLLAGDSFQLDSHTRCRYGNLTDQLTRVLWVYT; translated from the coding sequence ATGAACAAGCAAGAAGAAATTGCCGCGCTGGCGATCCTGATCCACGACCTGCGCAAGCACAAGAAATTCACCCTCAAGGAGCTGGCGGACAAGATCGAGCGTTCCGTGGGTTTCCTTTCGCAAGTCGAGCGTGGCCTGTCCCGCCCGACCGTGGCTGACCTGACGGCGATCAGCGAGACCCTGGGGGTGCCGACCACCTATTTCTACAGCCTGCCCAAGCCCAAGGTCCTGCCGTGGGTCACCCGGCCGGATGAGCGCCGCACCCTGTACTACGCCAATGGCATCACCGACATCCTGGTCTCGCCGAAAATGCGCGCCACCTTCTCGATGCTCGAAAGCCGCCTGGAAGCCGGGGCCAATAGCGGTGAGCGGCACCTGAGCGACAGCTCGGAGCAGGGCGGTTACGTGCTCGAAGGCGAGTTGACCCTGTGGCTGGACGAGGACGACGAGCCCGTCACCTTGCTGGCCGGCGACAGTTTCCAGCTCGACAGCCACACCCGCTGCCGCTACGGCAACCTCACTGACCAACTCACGCGTGTGCTGTGGGTTTACACCTGA
- a CDS encoding DUF4365 domain-containing protein, translated as MPRKQRSLNQVKEDISVRVLREKLPKEWVVHSYGADYGIDCVVELFDFIDEDKNIAETLGENFFVQLKSSDCIEYATRKAYGRGNVAKGTLIEDKDDCVEIPVAKFQLDMSDILTIQSIGIAIPVLLVLIDTNSERAFFLCLNDYIDKVLIPEDPSYASKGSKTIYIPTANEILDTEDALVALRAYGKRSKMYGAFALFNYQLKEIFRMQGKTTSPHFIPLAQATEMIKTFVDISLRQDIWTGHEFWKPVLWSHSELLALKEKLSRDVKPEDHEQFLTYCSDYIWHRLTNLSNMYEELVREWFMPTYLAMLTSYPAKES; from the coding sequence ATGCCAAGAAAACAGAGGTCATTAAACCAAGTAAAGGAAGATATATCCGTTCGGGTTTTGCGAGAAAAGCTTCCAAAAGAGTGGGTTGTCCATAGCTATGGAGCTGACTACGGCATTGATTGTGTTGTTGAGCTTTTCGACTTTATCGATGAGGACAAAAATATAGCTGAAACGCTCGGCGAAAATTTTTTCGTTCAGTTAAAGTCATCCGACTGCATTGAGTACGCTACGAGAAAGGCATATGGCCGAGGAAATGTTGCTAAAGGAACCCTCATCGAGGACAAAGACGACTGCGTTGAAATCCCAGTAGCAAAATTTCAGTTGGATATGTCCGACATCCTAACCATCCAGTCAATTGGAATTGCAATCCCAGTTCTTCTGGTGCTAATTGACACAAACTCCGAAAGGGCTTTCTTTTTGTGCCTTAACGACTACATAGATAAAGTTCTTATCCCAGAAGACCCTAGCTATGCGTCAAAAGGATCAAAGACAATCTACATCCCAACTGCCAATGAAATATTAGATACAGAAGATGCGCTCGTGGCATTAAGAGCATATGGGAAGCGCTCAAAAATGTATGGCGCATTTGCTTTATTTAACTATCAATTAAAAGAAATTTTTCGGATGCAGGGCAAAACAACATCCCCACATTTCATACCACTTGCGCAAGCAACGGAAATGATTAAAACCTTCGTCGACATTTCACTACGGCAAGACATATGGACAGGTCATGAGTTCTGGAAGCCAGTTCTGTGGAGCCACAGTGAATTACTCGCACTCAAGGAAAAATTAAGCAGGGACGTAAAGCCTGAAGATCATGAACAGTTCTTAACTTACTGCTCGGATTATATTTGGCATCGCTTAACGAATTTGTCCAACATGTATGAGGAGTTAGTCAGGGAGTGGTTCATGCCTACATATCTGGCCATGCTAACATCTTATCCCGCCAAAGAAAGTTAA
- a CDS encoding KAP family NTPase, translating to MENIHFLARQDRAIENSEADALERGPFIASLVKTLVHTEHNEDGTVSSRKATGFVVGLTGEWGLGKSSVLNLLGEELNVMEHVVVATLNPWLFKGRDELVQAYFNSLREALGQSSSEKVRSLRGHFERYKASIEFVGATSASAIDILIGSGAATVFWKKWLVKGVGMLIKSKDLTAMQERKALESKLAEVNVAVVVLIDELDRVEDDEVRAVAQLVKAVGDIRGISYLVAYDPDRVAQALGRGSSSEERRKTGESYLEKIIQFPIPLRPLLEGDAKALLHNAMQYNRVELPTADRPHQTEIYEQLLRVVRTPREIKRLIGAYSVLEEIVHGEVCPYDVLAYSWLVTKAPSIRQLIADSVQRLVDDPGISEMLRQQQWRANNDAAETLNDVLGTIDENHADMLGLLFPRFGGDRAVSTAVDDDDRITKRRNLIRLLYLGNPPGMMSRADIEKVWTLQSVDETLSALGTLLNSGQLDQIVDRIGDILPTLSSSGDKIFWIAISRLLVREHDWILGEENTGSVVDDAGAILWKFAQTTPNAKVRVKAIVQSLKENGDLLIVPWILRKHLFAHGLTSHRRQNHGEVIFDLEETIALRDLELPRYYAAVISGIAIRKLPDTEAIYCMLNCSFWDDALRQSLTAQLDSMSAISTIAALLNPPNVIVDRGTLNQMFDADAVLGMTRGLLRDEGFPENEWLASSIRRFRDALLGRDPHFSNPDDDDF from the coding sequence GTGGAAAACATTCATTTTCTAGCAAGACAAGACCGAGCGATTGAAAACTCCGAAGCCGACGCTTTGGAGCGAGGCCCATTCATTGCGAGCCTTGTAAAAACGCTTGTCCATACCGAACACAACGAAGACGGTACCGTCTCGTCACGCAAAGCGACTGGATTTGTTGTGGGGCTAACGGGTGAATGGGGGCTAGGCAAATCTAGTGTCCTTAACTTGCTTGGTGAAGAACTTAACGTCATGGAGCATGTTGTCGTAGCAACTTTGAACCCATGGCTGTTTAAAGGCCGCGATGAGCTAGTGCAAGCGTACTTCAACAGCTTGCGAGAAGCACTCGGCCAAAGCTCAAGTGAGAAAGTTCGAAGTCTACGGGGACACTTTGAGCGTTATAAGGCGTCGATAGAATTTGTCGGAGCGACGAGTGCGTCGGCCATCGATATTCTGATTGGGAGCGGGGCAGCCACGGTATTCTGGAAAAAGTGGCTAGTAAAAGGCGTTGGCATGTTGATCAAATCCAAGGATCTGACTGCGATGCAAGAGCGCAAGGCTCTTGAGAGCAAGCTTGCCGAAGTCAATGTCGCCGTTGTTGTACTGATTGATGAACTTGATAGAGTTGAGGATGACGAGGTGCGTGCGGTCGCACAACTCGTCAAAGCGGTAGGGGACATCAGGGGCATCTCCTACTTAGTAGCCTACGATCCGGATCGCGTAGCTCAAGCTTTGGGAAGAGGCAGCAGTTCTGAGGAACGGCGAAAAACTGGAGAAAGCTACCTAGAAAAAATCATCCAGTTTCCTATCCCTCTGAGGCCACTGCTCGAAGGCGACGCAAAGGCACTCCTACACAATGCTATGCAATACAACCGAGTTGAGTTGCCGACAGCAGATCGTCCGCATCAAACTGAAATCTATGAACAGTTACTTCGCGTGGTGCGTACACCACGAGAAATTAAGCGATTGATTGGCGCATATTCAGTACTGGAGGAAATCGTCCATGGCGAAGTCTGTCCATATGATGTCCTCGCATACAGCTGGTTAGTCACCAAAGCACCTAGTATTCGCCAGCTTATTGCGGACAGCGTTCAGAGGCTTGTGGATGATCCAGGTATTTCAGAAATGCTCAGACAGCAACAGTGGAGGGCTAATAACGATGCCGCTGAAACGCTAAACGATGTGCTTGGCACCATAGATGAAAACCACGCAGATATGCTTGGGTTATTGTTTCCTCGATTCGGTGGCGATCGAGCGGTTTCTACAGCGGTTGATGACGATGACAGGATCACAAAGCGCAGAAACCTGATTAGGCTGCTCTACTTAGGTAATCCGCCCGGCATGATGTCCAGGGCCGACATTGAAAAAGTATGGACACTTCAAAGCGTCGACGAGACGCTAAGTGCCTTGGGAACGCTGCTAAATTCTGGGCAGCTTGATCAGATTGTCGACCGTATCGGCGATATTCTGCCGACTTTATCAAGCTCTGGAGACAAGATTTTTTGGATTGCGATTTCACGCTTATTGGTTCGTGAGCACGACTGGATTTTAGGTGAGGAGAATACAGGCAGCGTCGTCGATGATGCAGGCGCGATACTGTGGAAGTTTGCACAAACCACGCCAAACGCCAAAGTGCGGGTCAAAGCTATTGTGCAGTCGTTGAAAGAGAACGGAGATCTGCTCATCGTTCCCTGGATACTCAGAAAACACCTCTTTGCCCACGGGTTGACGTCACATCGTCGGCAAAACCATGGTGAGGTAATTTTTGATCTCGAGGAGACCATCGCACTTCGAGATTTGGAACTCCCTCGCTATTACGCTGCCGTAATTTCTGGCATCGCGATTCGAAAACTTCCGGATACTGAGGCGATTTATTGCATGCTCAACTGCAGCTTCTGGGATGATGCACTCAGGCAGTCTCTGACCGCACAGCTAGATAGCATGAGTGCAATCTCTACAATCGCCGCCCTGTTGAATCCTCCTAACGTGATTGTTGATCGAGGCACTCTTAACCAGATGTTCGATGCGGATGCGGTACTAGGAATGACTCGTGGGCTCCTTAGAGACGAAGGTTTTCCTGAAAATGAATGGCTGGCTTCATCAATTCGCCGTTTCCGGGATGCTCTTCTCGGTCGAGATCCGCATTTTAGTAATCCAGATGACGATGATTTTTGA
- a CDS encoding NAD(P)/FAD-dependent oxidoreductase: MFQQSTQHVASYYAHSCADRLLERPVFAGEQDTEVVIIGAGFSGLHTALRLALAGKRVTVLEASRVAWAASGRNGGQAILGWSCDMPPLEAALGHERARRLWDSMRWAARELRELPARHGFDCDYRPGHLWTSVLPRRVSLLTEWQHEASHKWGHDGLQFIPREQLPQWVASERYQAGLFDPEGGHLNPLKLALGLAAAIESAGGRIYEQSKALSYRQVGDRYVVETEQGSLRADVLVLACNAYLDRLDPQLASCVLPVGTYQVATAPLAPALARALLPGNVCVTDNQFVLDYFRRTPDHRLLFGGGCTYLGGMPRDIDAATRPFLERVFPQLQGVELEYAWGGHIDLTLKRTPDIGRRGDLYWLQGYSGHGVLPTLAAARAVSAAILGQTDELALYQGLQNDSFPGGKYLAAPLEAIGKAWYRLRDSI, from the coding sequence ATGTTTCAGCAATCCACACAACATGTCGCCAGCTACTACGCCCACAGTTGCGCCGATCGATTGCTGGAACGACCGGTGTTTGCGGGCGAGCAGGACACCGAGGTGGTGATCATCGGTGCCGGTTTCAGCGGCCTGCACACCGCGTTGCGCCTGGCCCTGGCCGGCAAGCGCGTGACGGTGCTGGAAGCCAGCCGGGTGGCCTGGGCCGCGTCCGGACGCAATGGCGGCCAGGCGATTCTCGGCTGGTCCTGCGACATGCCACCCCTGGAAGCGGCGCTCGGCCATGAGCGCGCGCGCCGCCTGTGGGACAGCATGCGCTGGGCCGCCCGGGAGTTGCGTGAACTGCCAGCGCGCCACGGCTTCGACTGTGACTATCGCCCCGGGCATTTGTGGACCTCGGTCCTGCCCCGGCGGGTCAGCCTGTTGACCGAGTGGCAGCACGAGGCCAGCCACAAGTGGGGTCACGATGGCCTGCAATTCATCCCCCGCGAACAGTTGCCGCAGTGGGTCGCCAGTGAGCGTTACCAGGCCGGGTTGTTCGATCCCGAAGGCGGGCACCTGAACCCGTTGAAACTGGCCCTGGGCCTGGCCGCCGCCATCGAAAGCGCAGGCGGTCGCATCTACGAGCAAAGCAAGGCCCTGAGCTACCGCCAGGTGGGCGATCGTTACGTGGTCGAGACCGAGCAGGGCAGCTTGCGCGCCGATGTGCTGGTGCTGGCCTGCAATGCCTACCTCGATCGTCTCGATCCGCAGTTGGCCAGTTGCGTGTTGCCGGTGGGCACCTACCAGGTCGCCACCGCGCCGCTGGCGCCGGCACTGGCCAGGGCGTTGCTGCCGGGCAATGTGTGCGTCACCGACAACCAGTTTGTCCTCGATTATTTTCGTCGTACCCCGGACCACCGCCTGCTGTTCGGTGGCGGCTGCACCTACCTGGGCGGCATGCCCAGGGACATCGACGCGGCAACCCGGCCGTTTCTCGAGCGGGTGTTCCCGCAGTTGCAGGGCGTCGAGCTGGAGTACGCGTGGGGCGGGCACATCGACCTGACCCTCAAGCGCACCCCGGACATCGGCCGGCGCGGCGATCTCTACTGGCTGCAGGGCTATTCGGGACACGGCGTGTTGCCGACCCTGGCCGCCGCACGCGCGGTGTCGGCGGCCATCCTCGGCCAGACCGACGAGTTAGCCCTGTACCAAGGTCTGCAAAACGATAGCTTTCCCGGCGGAAAATACCTGGCCGCGCCGCTGGAAGCCATCGGCAAGGCCTGGTACCGACTGCGCGACAGCATTTGA